The Halomicronema hongdechloris C2206 genome includes a window with the following:
- the cas6 gene encoding type I-MYXAN CRISPR-associated protein Cas6/Cmx6, giving the protein MLASDRQKTTSELMAKPFVELSFGVLGETLPADHGYGLYSAIAHLCPDIHEQEGLSILTIPGEPDRQGKIHLSQSSHLKIRLPYEPARLALVLPLAGQTLTIGKHSIQLTIPQIHPLRPVDKLRSRIVTIKKFQDPEPFKEAAQRQLDALGIQGNLILPLNEEGEPSRKAIKIKTYFVVGFSLIVTDLNEEDSLKLQQHGLGGKHRMGCGIFTPFPRAWRFYDS; this is encoded by the coding sequence ATGCTAGCGAGCGACCGGCAGAAGACGACAAGTGAATTGATGGCAAAACCATTTGTGGAGTTGAGTTTTGGGGTGCTTGGAGAAACATTGCCTGCGGATCATGGATATGGGTTATATAGCGCGATCGCGCATCTCTGCCCTGACATCCACGAACAAGAAGGATTGAGCATTCTTACCATTCCAGGCGAACCGGATCGCCAGGGAAAAATTCACCTTAGCCAGTCTTCTCATCTCAAAATTCGCTTACCTTACGAGCCCGCAAGGTTGGCTTTGGTGCTGCCATTAGCAGGGCAAACGCTGACCATTGGTAAGCATTCAATCCAGCTCACAATTCCTCAGATCCATCCTTTAAGACCTGTCGATAAGCTGCGATCACGCATCGTCACCATCAAAAAGTTTCAAGATCCTGAGCCTTTCAAAGAAGCAGCCCAGCGCCAGTTAGATGCTTTGGGCATTCAAGGAAATCTAATTTTGCCGTTGAATGAGGAAGGAGAACCCAGTCGTAAGGCCATCAAGATCAAAACCTATTTTGTAGTTGGCTTCAGCTTGATCGTGACTGACCTCAACGAAGAAGACTCGCTCAAGCTGCAACAACATGGACTAGGCGGCAAGCACCGCATGGGTTGTGGAATTTTTACACCCTTCCCTCGTGCCTGGAGGTTCTATGATTCCTGA
- the cas3 gene encoding CRISPR-associated helicase Cas3', whose protein sequence is MIPELPDQLLAKSPRPGRKPVTLEEHLQDTAVCAAQIFRLNGRWGQNWCRFFQISTAEEQFLLNLQVAALFHDLGKANEDFYAAVSQPGFTQQTIRHEHLSALMLCLPEVRNWLSQDSRLDANIITAAVLSHHLKAFDDSTSVKDKERSERIKNYRWGHVQTLKQSVVLYLQHEEVTATLQRIVDLTDLQEIPSLPKTAWRPASEWEQAWRKGKKQFAPSFKRDLRKNTQRRSLLIAVKAGLILSDAAASGLVREGYDISDWIEAIVHSEAIAANEISEKILLPWIQQIEQRTKKPFKFHAFQEQAAEQGKKALLLVACGGGKTLAAWKWAEQQTQKYNIGKVIFLYPTRGTATEGFRDYVGWAPEADAALVTGTAKYELEAMAENPSESIADKVFRTEADERLYALSFWSKRFFSATVDQFLSFMEHSYQSLCLLPVLADSAVIIDEVHSFDRSMFDILISFLNTFHIPVLCMTATLPQSRRDELVKAGLKVFPTATDRASEALADLKELEQADRYWLEPVADFSVAFDKAVTAYQAGLRVLWVVNTVDRCLAIAQKLEAVLDGGVLTYHSRFRLRDRQKVHANTVKAFSFSEGDVPKRAIAVTTQVCEMSLDLDADVLITEIAPVSSLVQRFGRANRHLKRSFATLHPYMPPANLPYQRNDLETANAFLESFETELVSQLQLATALEIYARPERDADGSSSFLNSGYYAVPGSFRDTDEFAIPCILDSDLDAIESLVKDRQPYDGFIVNVPHKWAKAWLEDGNPRPEWLPKYLNVVSGAADRYQVNRGFITKSPEEVELG, encoded by the coding sequence ATGATTCCTGAACTTCCTGATCAACTACTAGCCAAAAGTCCAAGACCTGGCAGAAAGCCTGTCACTCTGGAAGAACACCTGCAAGATACTGCTGTCTGTGCCGCCCAAATCTTTCGCTTGAATGGACGGTGGGGACAAAACTGGTGCCGTTTCTTTCAAATCTCGACAGCCGAAGAGCAGTTTCTTCTGAATCTTCAAGTGGCAGCGCTGTTCCATGATTTGGGCAAAGCAAATGAAGACTTTTATGCTGCTGTCTCTCAGCCAGGATTTACGCAGCAAACGATCCGCCATGAACATCTCAGTGCATTAATGCTGTGCTTGCCAGAGGTGCGTAACTGGCTGTCACAGGATTCCAGATTAGATGCGAACATTATTACAGCAGCAGTTTTGTCCCATCACCTCAAAGCCTTTGATGATTCAACATCTGTCAAAGACAAGGAAAGAAGTGAACGAATTAAGAACTACCGTTGGGGGCACGTTCAAACTCTCAAACAGTCGGTTGTGCTATATCTTCAGCATGAAGAGGTTACAGCAACTCTGCAACGAATTGTAGACTTAACTGATCTACAAGAAATTCCCAGTCTCCCCAAAACAGCCTGGAGACCGGCATCAGAGTGGGAGCAGGCTTGGAGAAAAGGGAAAAAACAATTCGCTCCTTCTTTTAAGCGGGATTTACGAAAAAATACTCAGCGGCGATCGCTCTTAATAGCTGTCAAAGCTGGCTTAATTTTGTCGGATGCTGCTGCCTCTGGTCTAGTGCGCGAGGGGTATGACATTTCTGACTGGATTGAGGCGATTGTCCATTCCGAGGCGATCGCTGCTAACGAAATCTCTGAGAAGATTCTGCTCCCTTGGATTCAGCAAATTGAGCAACGTACTAAGAAACCGTTTAAGTTCCACGCTTTTCAGGAACAAGCGGCTGAGCAGGGAAAGAAAGCCTTGCTGCTAGTGGCTTGTGGGGGTGGCAAAACCCTGGCGGCTTGGAAATGGGCAGAGCAGCAGACCCAAAAATACAACATCGGTAAAGTAATTTTTCTGTATCCCACTAGGGGAACTGCTACTGAGGGATTTCGGGATTATGTGGGCTGGGCACCGGAAGCGGATGCTGCATTAGTGACAGGTACCGCTAAATATGAACTGGAAGCAATGGCGGAGAATCCCAGTGAGTCCATCGCCGACAAAGTCTTCCGCACCGAAGCCGATGAGCGGCTTTATGCTTTGAGCTTTTGGTCAAAGCGGTTCTTTAGCGCCACCGTTGACCAGTTTCTCAGCTTTATGGAGCACAGCTATCAGAGCTTATGTTTGCTGCCTGTTCTAGCCGATAGCGCGGTCATTATCGACGAAGTACACAGCTTTGACCGCTCTATGTTCGATATCTTGATCAGCTTTTTGAATACGTTCCATATTCCAGTGCTCTGTATGACCGCGACCTTGCCCCAATCTAGGCGAGATGAGCTGGTCAAAGCAGGATTGAAGGTTTTTCCGACAGCCACTGATCGCGCCAGTGAGGCACTAGCAGATTTGAAGGAACTCGAACAGGCTGATCGCTATTGGTTAGAGCCTGTGGCTGATTTCAGTGTGGCCTTTGACAAAGCGGTAACTGCTTACCAAGCAGGGCTGCGGGTTTTGTGGGTCGTGAATACCGTTGATCGCTGCCTAGCGATCGCTCAAAAACTGGAAGCAGTCTTGGACGGGGGTGTGCTGACCTATCACAGCCGCTTTCGTCTACGCGATCGCCAGAAAGTTCATGCAAACACAGTAAAAGCCTTCTCATTCTCTGAGGGAGATGTGCCTAAACGGGCAATCGCGGTCACAACCCAGGTTTGCGAAATGAGCTTGGATCTGGATGCCGATGTTTTGATTACCGAAATTGCCCCGGTGTCTTCTCTAGTGCAGCGCTTTGGGCGTGCCAATCGACATCTAAAACGCTCTTTTGCAACTCTGCATCCCTACATGCCACCGGCCAATCTGCCGTATCAAAGGAATGACCTGGAAACCGCAAATGCGTTTCTGGAAAGCTTTGAGACTGAGCTAGTCAGTCAACTGCAACTGGCAACGGCCCTAGAAATCTATGCCCGACCTGAGCGGGATGCCGATGGGAGTAGTTCATTCCTGAACAGTGGCTACTACGCCGTGCCCGGTTCCTTTCGAGATACGGATGAGTTCGCAATTCCCTGCATTCTGGATTCTGACTTGGATGCCATTGAGTCATTGGTCAAAGATCGCCAACCCTACGACGGGTTCATTGTGAATGTCCCGCATAAATGGGCAAAAGCCTGGTTAGAAGATGGCAATCCGCGACCTGAGTGGTTGCCGAAGTACCTGAACGTGGTGAGCGGTGCCGCAGACCGATACCAAGTAAATCGAGGATTTATCACCAAATCACCAGAGGAGGTGGAACTTGGATAA
- a CDS encoding BrnT family toxin translates to MQFQWDGQKASANHRKHSVTFEEAVTVFGDPLAITISDPQHSRDEARWLTIGLSLSGRLLVVSYTERDNSVRVISARLATRRERSDYESGN, encoded by the coding sequence ATGCAGTTTCAATGGGATGGCCAGAAGGCGAGTGCTAATCACCGGAAGCACAGTGTGACGTTTGAAGAAGCGGTCACCGTCTTTGGCGATCCACTCGCGATTACGATTAGTGATCCACAACATTCAAGGGACGAGGCTCGCTGGCTGACGATAGGGCTCTCTCTCTCAGGTCGTTTGTTGGTGGTGTCTTACACTGAAAGGGATAACTCTGTTCGCGTGATCAGTGCGCGTTTAGCCACTCGTCGGGAGAGAAGTGACTATGAATCCGGAAACTGA
- the cmx8 gene encoding type I-MYXAN CRISPR-associated protein Cmx8 — protein MVKNKTKGEVDALTLNYRLAELPSSQHRAGLAGLVCIIRWLERQPDFQEETANGTICKLTRLDDLGASIELNQAGVEALFNEIYAASTEEQERPQLLKNKQKEIIPPLREEEREVTDKKGKTKTKKVYIYPVVVPAGSFLADPAYDKSVEGKNGLWIKLWRDMVWSILRGVPATRKPFEARAEGSYGDDAASIWKQLTQPEDYTVDLPSTYFLGAQSSNAENVPFKDRARLQFLLHFWLFAAQIYVPAVVDNEGKRDFVGYALAIPDVARLEWFCDELPEILSDRSTERSRYRPRDAVVDLAVASALDMMKRLRDRLKQKTGEKLAEDLVFGIDVIHTEKQGNNIRVLSSTRLDPEESMLDEYAQIRDGFWSPLFRKQCLLNLVDDKPWYTKFDVLLCTLPYERTIEDRYFQRDVREKLKALSQKEKQMDETTAVDNSVSIETLVFRLVGNYVTRKLKSKHELEWKAEWKGLKNEELNQKADYKKYSEMKAKVAKSAFLDVRSRTEPMDFINYFVSSLCSVPQHMKSTAYVALTQALYQDTDKVRTLTLLALSANG, from the coding sequence TTGGTAAAAAACAAGACCAAAGGGGAAGTAGATGCACTGACCTTAAATTATCGACTTGCAGAGTTACCTTCATCTCAGCATCGGGCAGGTTTAGCAGGTTTGGTCTGCATTATTCGTTGGCTAGAACGGCAACCTGACTTTCAAGAGGAGACTGCAAATGGCACCATCTGCAAGCTGACACGGCTGGATGATTTAGGTGCATCGATTGAACTCAACCAAGCAGGGGTTGAGGCACTGTTTAATGAAATTTATGCCGCTAGCACGGAAGAGCAAGAACGCCCTCAACTCCTGAAAAATAAGCAGAAGGAAATTATTCCACCGCTTCGAGAAGAAGAACGGGAAGTTACCGACAAAAAAGGAAAGACGAAGACCAAAAAGGTTTACATTTATCCCGTCGTCGTCCCGGCAGGCTCTTTCCTAGCTGACCCTGCTTATGACAAGAGTGTTGAAGGCAAAAACGGACTCTGGATTAAGCTTTGGCGGGATATGGTCTGGAGTATTTTGCGAGGGGTACCAGCGACTCGCAAGCCCTTTGAGGCCAGGGCAGAAGGCAGCTATGGCGATGATGCCGCAAGCATTTGGAAGCAGCTTACTCAGCCGGAAGACTACACGGTCGATTTACCCAGTACCTATTTTTTAGGCGCACAATCTAGTAATGCCGAAAATGTTCCCTTTAAAGATCGCGCTCGGTTGCAATTTCTCTTGCATTTTTGGCTATTTGCTGCCCAAATTTACGTTCCTGCCGTTGTGGATAACGAGGGCAAGCGAGACTTCGTTGGTTATGCTCTGGCAATTCCAGATGTGGCGAGGCTGGAATGGTTTTGTGATGAGTTACCAGAGATTTTGAGCGATCGCAGCACTGAGAGATCTCGTTATCGACCCCGTGACGCTGTTGTCGATTTAGCCGTGGCCAGTGCTTTGGACATGATGAAGCGACTGCGCGATCGCCTGAAGCAAAAAACAGGTGAGAAACTGGCTGAAGATCTCGTATTTGGCATTGACGTGATTCACACTGAGAAACAAGGAAACAACATTCGTGTTCTCAGTTCAACTCGACTTGATCCAGAAGAGTCCATGCTTGATGAGTACGCTCAAATTCGAGATGGATTCTGGAGTCCGCTATTTCGAAAACAGTGTCTATTGAACCTGGTTGACGATAAACCTTGGTACACCAAATTTGATGTTCTGCTATGCACCCTTCCCTACGAACGCACGATTGAGGATAGATATTTTCAAAGAGACGTTCGAGAAAAACTGAAAGCTTTATCTCAAAAGGAGAAGCAAATGGATGAAACAACCGCAGTAGACAACTCAGTGTCTATTGAAACCTTGGTATTTCGATTGGTTGGCAACTACGTCACTCGTAAGCTTAAATCCAAGCATGAACTGGAATGGAAAGCAGAGTGGAAAGGCTTAAAAAATGAAGAACTAAATCAGAAGGCAGACTACAAAAAATACTCTGAAATGAAGGCAAAAGTTGCCAAGTCTGCTTTTCTTGATGTCCGTAGTCGTACAGAGCCGATGGATTTCATTAACTACTTTGTTTCCAGCCTTTGTTCTGTTCCACAACATATGAAATCTACGGCATATGTTGCGCTGACTCAAGCGCTATATCAGGACACAGACAAAGTTCGCACGCTCACTCTTCTAGCACTCTCTGCAAACGGCTAA
- the cas7i gene encoding type I-B CRISPR-associated protein Cas7/Cst2/DevR, translating into MHKNLFATVLTYPAPSSNYRGESEENRTVLQKIAKGRQEYTVISPESMRNALREMLQKTGIPCNRSRLQDEDQLAVEFKEFPNAEKYADDFLFGFLVADKEAIKKNKGLPAKRDSVLRMNMAVALTPYRFDATFHQSPLNAGNSPWKNSSTSALLHREVAHTAYQYPFALAYSDCKAKPEWTKALLQAISQLSDVAGGHARSYYEMAPKSIVARLTPSLIAGFDTYGFDEQGKFSELARIHDNDLPADEFWIGGELSRNMDETRKEELAQVGVKFYDNPQTLLADLAEEFLK; encoded by the coding sequence ATGCATAAAAATCTTTTCGCTACTGTTCTAACGTATCCGGCTCCCAGTTCAAACTACCGGGGAGAAAGTGAAGAAAACCGCACCGTACTACAAAAAATCGCTAAAGGACGACAAGAATACACGGTCATCAGTCCAGAATCCATGCGGAATGCTCTGCGGGAGATGCTGCAAAAGACTGGCATACCTTGTAATCGATCTCGGCTACAGGACGAAGACCAACTCGCTGTAGAGTTTAAAGAATTTCCCAATGCAGAAAAATATGCTGATGACTTTCTATTTGGTTTTTTAGTCGCTGACAAAGAGGCGATCAAAAAGAACAAGGGGCTACCAGCTAAGCGTGATAGCGTGCTTCGGATGAATATGGCAGTTGCTCTAACGCCTTACCGGTTTGATGCAACTTTCCATCAATCTCCACTCAATGCAGGTAATAGTCCCTGGAAAAATTCATCTACGTCTGCTCTCTTACATCGCGAAGTCGCTCATACGGCCTACCAGTATCCCTTTGCATTGGCCTATTCAGATTGTAAAGCCAAGCCGGAATGGACAAAGGCACTATTGCAAGCGATTTCCCAGCTCTCTGATGTAGCTGGAGGTCATGCCCGCAGCTACTACGAAATGGCTCCTAAGAGCATCGTGGCTCGTTTGACCCCTAGTCTGATTGCCGGATTCGATACCTACGGATTTGATGAGCAAGGCAAGTTTTCAGAGCTTGCCCGCATCCATGACAATGACCTACCTGCGGATGAGTTTTGGATTGGTGGAGAACTTTCTCGAAATATGGATGAAACCCGCAAGGAGGAATTAGCTCAGGTCGGAGTCAAGTTTTACGACAACCCGCAAACACTGCTTGCCGACCTAGCTGAAGAGTTTTTGAAATAG
- the cas5 gene encoding type I-MYXAN CRISPR-associated protein Cas5/Cmx5/DevS, with the protein MDNLWLRIRAPFAAFRGFQAGVYRATAPVMPPSAAFGLVLNLAGIEMRDSKQEPTTLIRQDLPCLRLAIGVPNKQLPNGEAVPETESEVCSLYQQLHSYPVGSSGKELRKRTHGAKYWIVPVRREFLVGFDIMLGIQTQASDLLEKVIQGLRGDFNESRYGLPFAGDNNFLFDRIDVVDSPPPTLWYVQMQPDDPPLRGSYRLTVGIDRADNSKTTSHLYAPLEEAITEPPELAWTWTPKEPVRAA; encoded by the coding sequence ATGGATAATCTTTGGCTACGGATTCGAGCCCCTTTTGCGGCATTCCGAGGCTTTCAAGCTGGAGTTTACCGAGCAACGGCTCCTGTTATGCCACCCTCAGCAGCTTTTGGTCTAGTACTGAATCTGGCCGGAATTGAGATGCGGGATAGCAAGCAGGAACCAACGACTTTAATTCGACAGGATCTACCGTGTTTGCGTTTAGCGATCGGAGTTCCTAACAAACAATTACCTAATGGTGAAGCAGTTCCTGAAACCGAGAGTGAAGTCTGTTCTCTGTACCAACAATTGCACAGCTATCCTGTCGGCAGTTCAGGCAAAGAACTCAGGAAGCGAACGCATGGTGCTAAGTATTGGATTGTGCCAGTGCGTCGAGAATTTCTAGTCGGCTTTGACATCATGCTGGGGATTCAGACGCAAGCATCCGATCTTCTGGAGAAGGTCATTCAAGGGTTACGGGGTGACTTCAATGAATCTCGTTACGGTCTTCCATTTGCCGGAGATAACAACTTTCTGTTTGACCGTATTGATGTTGTCGATTCTCCCCCTCCTACACTTTGGTATGTTCAGATGCAACCGGATGATCCACCTTTGCGGGGGTCGTACCGACTGACGGTTGGGATTGATCGCGCTGACAACAGTAAAACGACTAGCCATCTCTATGCTCCGCTAGAGGAGGCAATCACTGAACCACCTGAACTAGCATGGACATGGACACCTAAAGAGCCAGTACGAGCCGCATAA